The following coding sequences are from one Triticum aestivum cultivar Chinese Spring chromosome 5A, IWGSC CS RefSeq v2.1, whole genome shotgun sequence window:
- the LOC123104569 gene encoding putative serpin-Z6C → MEEEQQSAGMADLAARLTKRLADANRDRNLVFSPLSIYAVLALLAVGASGETLEEILRVLGHPSRRELEDYVERLLDGSLDPDGGGPTVAFACGVWSDLRRPLKPAFRDAVVGRYKAEASSVDFRNDPELARAQINAWAAASTRNLIDSAVPRGTVHRNTHLVLANAIYFRGKWEVPFYKSSTKDRPFHRHDGTAVDVPFMTNHRKYYHYMAVHDGFKVLKLPYESSTAYTQRHCMCIFLPDARDGLASLLDKITSSSPAGFLREHLPTRRVKVDQVLVPRFELSFRSSVTALLKDLGLRLPFSHRADLSEMLNDGYEFRVQDVFQKAVIEVNEDGTEAAALTFYDVTAKSSQYPPEEVLFVADHPFAYFIVEEESHAILFAGHVVDPSDATGVVIPSGERSTTKGKIDKVDTESGRKRRRDEQPQSSHGHSSSRQHRRDESRRAASSEYRREESRYYRSERRERTNNPRREYNTKIQFC, encoded by the coding sequence ATGGAGGAGGAGCAGCAGTCCGCCGGCATGGCCGATCTCGCCGCCCGCCTCACCAAGCGACTCGCGGACGCCAACAGGGACCGCAACCTGGTCTTCTCGCCGCTCTCCATCTACGCCGTCCTGGCGCTCCTGGCCGTCGGCGCCAGTGGGGAGACCCTGGAAGAGATCCTCCGCGTCCTAGGCCACCCGTCCCGCCGCGAGCTAGAGGACTACGTGGAGCGTCTCTTGGACGGATCGTTGGATCCTGACGGCGGTGGGCCGACCGTGGCGTTCGCGTGCGGCGTGTGGAGCGACCTGAGGCGGCCGCTGAAGCCCGCCTTCCGCGACGCTGTCGTCGGAAGGTACAAGGCCGAGGCCAGCTCCGTGGACTTCCGCAACGACCCAGAGCTAGCGAGGGCGCAGATCAACGCGTGGGCCGCTGCTTCCACGAGGAACCTCATCGACTCCGCCGTCCCTCGGGGAACCGTACACCGGAACACCCACCTCGTGCTGGCCAACGCCATCTACTTCAGGGGCAAGTGGGAGGTGCCTTTCTACAAGAGCTCGACCAAGGACAGGCCCTTCCACCGGCACGACGGCACCGCCGTCGACGTCCCCTTCATGACCAACCACagaaaatactatcactacatGGCCGTGCACGACGGGTTCAAGGTGCTCAAGCTACCCTACGAGAGCAGCACAGCGTACACCCAGCGGCACTGCATGTGCATCTTCCTCCCGGACGCGCGCGACGGCCTAGCGAGCCTGCTGGACAAGATCACGTCGTCGTCCCCGGCAGGGTTCCTGCGCGAGCACCTGCCGACGCGCAGGGTCAAGGTCGACCAGGTGCTGGTGCCCAGGTTCGAGCTCTCCTTCAGGAGCAGCGTCACCGCCCTGCTCAAGGACCTTGGGCTCCGGCTGCCTTTCAGCCATCGGGCCGACCTCTCCGAGATGCTTAACGACGGCTACGAGTTCCGCGTGCAAGACGTCTTCCAGAAGGCTGTCATCGAGGTCAACGAGGACGGAACCGAAGCCGCCGCTTTGACCTTCTATGACGTCACCGCGAAATCCTCTCAATACCCGCCGGAGGAAGTGCTTTTCGTCGCCGACCACCCGTTCGCCTACTTCATAGTCGAGGAGGAATCGCATGCGATCCTCTTCGCCGGACATGTCGTCGACCCTAGCGATGCTACCGGGGTGGTGATTCCATCAGGGGAGCGCAGCACAACAAAAGGTAAAATTGACAAGGTCGATACCGAATCCGGCCGCAAGAGGCGGAGGGATGAACAGCCGCAATCTTCCCACGGACACAGCTCCAGTAGGCAGCATCGACGGGACGAGAGTAGACGAGCGGCCAGCAGCGAGTACAGAAGAGAAGAGAGTAGATATTATCGAAGTGAGCGACGGGAGAGGACGAACAACCCGCGGAGAGAATATAATACTAAgatacagttttgctaa